One Cupriavidus necator N-1 DNA window includes the following coding sequences:
- a CDS encoding class II aldolase/adducin family protein gives MSTTSTLVDAQQRLLRVAARAIGRAHLAHAYGHCSVRLSPSEFLVCAAKPMGLIGESDIGTVVNVNGALPEGVLGEVRIHQEIYRLHPHIGGVVRSMPPAVMALSAARLTPRCLHGIGTYFSAGVPLWDDPQLVRTPEQAAAVVKTLGTASAVVMRGNGAVVAGASLEDAVVLTWYLEDAARMDLALRGAGLSDLAAVIPQADAELRATRVGRIFERMWEYLTAGDSEGAAIGSA, from the coding sequence ATGAGCACAACCTCCACTCTCGTGGATGCGCAACAACGCCTCCTGCGTGTAGCAGCACGCGCGATCGGTCGCGCTCATCTCGCGCACGCCTATGGACATTGCAGCGTCCGCCTCAGCCCAAGCGAGTTTCTGGTGTGTGCAGCCAAACCGATGGGGCTGATCGGTGAAAGCGACATCGGCACGGTGGTGAACGTCAACGGGGCGCTTCCTGAGGGCGTGCTGGGCGAAGTCCGCATTCACCAGGAGATTTACCGGCTGCATCCACACATTGGCGGTGTCGTTCGCAGCATGCCACCGGCAGTGATGGCGTTGTCGGCAGCGCGCCTGACACCGCGCTGCCTGCACGGCATTGGCACGTACTTCTCCGCCGGGGTGCCGCTGTGGGACGACCCGCAACTGGTCCGCACGCCTGAGCAGGCGGCAGCCGTGGTCAAAACCCTGGGTACGGCCAGCGCGGTGGTGATGCGGGGCAACGGCGCCGTGGTCGCCGGTGCCTCGCTTGAGGATGCGGTGGTACTGACGTGGTACCTGGAAGACGCGGCGCGCATGGATCTCGCACTGCGCGGTGCGGGACTGAGCGACCTTGCCGCAGTCATCCCGCAGGCGGACGCCGAGTTGCGGGCGACTCGCGTTGGCCGGATCTTCGAACGGATGTGGGAATACCTGACAGCCGGCGATTCGGAGGGTGCGGCGATCGGATCGGCCTAG
- a CDS encoding VOC family protein, with product MIHLSDIRYVRLGTRDLKGCERYATQMLGLEVAHREKGTLYFRSDSRDHTLCYFEGDPKDHTAAFEVASHAELAAAADLLDRNDVRVVTGSKEQCELRRVGAFINFHDPSGNSIDLVVAPDHSGRRYFPSRDAGITGFSHIGLRSTNPARDETFWTGLCNAKVSDWIGEAPLLRIDEIHHKIALFPSTYAGVQHINHQVESVDDLMRSYYLLRERGVRILFGPGRHPTSGAVFLYFEGPDDMIYEYSTGVRTITEEDEKTYRPRHFPNGTSSSFCMWGAKPDIAEFRS from the coding sequence ATGATTCACCTTTCCGATATCCGTTATGTGCGTCTTGGGACGCGCGACCTGAAGGGTTGTGAGCGGTACGCCACGCAGATGCTGGGCTTGGAGGTCGCGCATCGCGAGAAAGGCACCCTCTACTTCCGCTCGGACAGCCGCGACCACACGCTGTGCTATTTCGAGGGCGATCCCAAAGACCACACTGCCGCCTTTGAGGTAGCGTCGCACGCCGAGCTGGCCGCGGCCGCCGACTTGCTCGATCGCAACGACGTGCGTGTCGTCACCGGCTCGAAAGAGCAGTGCGAGTTACGACGGGTCGGTGCCTTTATCAACTTTCATGATCCGTCGGGCAACAGCATCGATCTCGTTGTCGCGCCCGACCACAGTGGTCGTCGTTATTTTCCATCGCGCGATGCCGGCATCACCGGCTTCAGCCACATCGGCTTGCGTTCGACCAATCCGGCGCGCGACGAAACGTTCTGGACGGGGCTTTGCAATGCAAAGGTCAGTGACTGGATCGGCGAAGCGCCGCTGCTGCGAATCGACGAGATCCACCACAAGATCGCGCTGTTCCCTTCCACATACGCCGGCGTCCAGCATATCAACCACCAGGTGGAGAGTGTCGACGACCTGATGCGGTCTTACTACCTGTTGCGCGAACGGGGCGTCCGCATCCTGTTTGGCCCGGGCCGGCATCCCACCTCGGGCGCCGTATTCCTCTATTTCGAAGGCCCGGACGACATGATCTACGAGTACTCGACTGGCGTCAGGACCATCACGGAGGAGGACGAGAAGACCTACCGCCCCCGTCATTTTCCCAACGGTACTTCGTCATCCTTTTGCATGTGGGGTGCCAAGCCGGACATTGCCGAGTTCCGCTCATGA